TCCGAGTGTCATCCTGATGCTCGCCGGGCCTCCTGCCAGGGGGTTACGGTTCGGTCCTGCGCTCGGTGATGACTTAACCAAGAATGTGGCCTTGTGCCTGTTGTCAGACCTGTCGCACCGAGTGTGGGGCCGGCAGGTGCGCTCCTGTCTTAAAGGGAGCCTGTGTTACTCGACTCGGATGTGACGAAGCGCCCCTGCCGATCCCGGACCTACCCGGAGTATCAATCGAGCAGGAGGAACACATCATGACAGTATCTGTCGCAGGTATCGACCCGCATCAGGACCAGTTCACAGTCGGCATTGTTGACAACAACGGTGTCGAAACCACAGCTGAGACCTTCCCGAACACCACAGCCGGGTTTGTTGACGCCATAGACTTGTTGGCCACTCACCGTGTTGTGATGGTCGGGGTTGAGGGATCAGCCAGCTGGGGTGCCCATGTGGCTATCGCCCTGGTTGCTGCCGGTTTCGATGCTCGGGAGGTCCCAGCCCAACGTTCGGCGACTCAACGCCGGGCACGCCGTCTGGCTAAGACCGACATTGTCGATTCCCTATCGGTGGCTCGGGCGTTGCTGGCTGAACCGACCCTGGGACCAGTCCAAGCCCTTGACGTCTACGACCCGCTGGTTGCCAAAATCGAAGCGGTGTTGGAACACCGACGGGCACTGGTCGAAACCCGCACCCTGATGTTGCATTACGCCGCCGATCAGATCGTCAAACTTCCCATCGAGATCCGCGACCAGCTCGAATCAAAAGGCAAGATCGAGTCGAGGCTTCGCCGTCTCGAATCCATCGACACCAACCTGGTTTCAACCATCGCCGGCGAGTATCGGCTGTCGTGGCTGCTGCCGCTGATCGATCAAGACCGGCAAGCCCGACGCGAGATTCGCCGTCTCGAGCGGCTCCTCGATGATCTCTTGGACCAGCACGGCACCACGCTA
The DNA window shown above is from Alphaproteobacteria bacterium and carries:
- a CDS encoding IS110 family transposase; protein product: MTVSVAGIDPHQDQFTVGIVDNNGVETTAETFPNTTAGFVDAIDLLATHRVVMVGVEGSASWGAHVAIALVAAGFDAREVPAQRSATQRRARRLAKTDIVDSLSVARALLAEPTLGPVQALDVYDPLVAKIEAVLEHRRALVETRTLMLHYAADQIVKLPIEIRDQLESKGKIESRLRRLESIDTNLVSTIAGEYRLSWLLPLIDQDRQARREIRRLERLLDDLLDQHGTTLRDEPGIGPIAAATLLCEVGDPFRFARESKFARWCGTGAVALSSGEGHGEPVKHRLDFRGNRRINSVLYIASVTQQRDRQDAQTFIDRKTREGKTRREARRAHKRHLANRVIRRMWKDEKARTTPTTAAA